In a genomic window of Lonchura striata isolate bLonStr1 chromosome 4, bLonStr1.mat, whole genome shotgun sequence:
- the LOC144246149 gene encoding serine/threonine-protein kinase pim-1-like gives MATGHRSLNWSSHHWSSSSIETAAMSWPGLMDDGKAKQVLFQGFKCSFDPVPRRIHLEQVSSWQQRQRQELYLWGPQLGSGGFSTVYSGIRLSDGSPVAIKRVARESVLQWDELPDGTRVPLEVVLMEKVGSGCQNIIQLLDWFELPDSFVLVLERPEASQDLLQFLQEQGCLCEEQARWLFCQVLEAVRHCTACGVLHRDIKPENLLVNPESGHLKLIDFGCGTFLQERAFTGFAGTRVYSPPEWIWLGCYHGHAATIWSLGVLLYVMVCGSLPFQDEPDIVLGKLVFRQQLSPELQHLIRWCLAKHPADRPELEEISCHPWPRMPAGVLLLSGLVHRSQIPQLELTPLEFQQHRNSSDVLAWSHG, from the exons ATGGCCACAG GTCACAGATCCCTCAACTGGAGCTCACaccactggagttccagcagcaTAGAAACAGCAGCGATGTCCTGGCCTGGTCTCATGGATGATGGGAAGGCAAAGCAGGTTCTATTTCAGGGTTTTAAGTGCAGTTTTGATCCTGTTCCTCGCAGAATACATCTGGAGCAGGTGTCCAGCT ggcaacagaggcagcggcaggagctgtacctgtggggcccgcagctgggcagcggcggcttcaGCACCGTCTACTCGGGCATCCGCCTCTCGGACGGGAGCCCG gtggccatcaaacgcgtggcccgggagagcgtcctgcagtgggacgagctg cccgacggcacccgcgtgcccttggaggtggtgctcatggagaaggtgggctctggctgccagaATATCATCCAACTCCTTGATTGGTTTGAGCTGCCGGACAGCTTTGTGCTAGTGCTGGAGCGTCCGGAGGCATCGCAGGatctcctgcagttcctgcaggagcagggctgcctgtgcgaggagcaggcacgctggcttttctgccaggtgctggaggccgtgcggcactgCACCGCCTGCGGCGTCCTGCACCGGGACATCAAGCCAGAGAACCTCCTGGTGAACCCGGAGAGCGGCCACCTGAAGCTCATTGACTTCGGCTGCggcaccttcctccaggagcggGCCTTCACGGGCTTTGCCG GAACGCGCGTGTACAGCCCGCCCGAGTGGATCTGGCTCGGCTGCTACCACGGCCACGCGGCCaccatctggtccctgggcgtgctgctgtacgtcatggtctgcgggagcctccccttccaggatgagcctgacatcgtgctgggcaagctcgtcttccggcagcagctctctccag agctccagcacctgatccGATGGTGTTTGGCCAAGCACCCTGCAGACAGgccggagctggaggagatctcATGCCACCCTTGG CCGCGGATGCCTGCGGGTGTCCTGCTCCTTTCTGGGCTCGTCCACAGGTCACAGATCCCTCAACTGGAGCTCACaccactggagttccagcagcaTAGAAACAGCAGCGATGTCCTGGCCTGGTCTCATGGATGA